The stretch of DNA cttttttttcgttgattaacagggagttttttttcgttttttttattttttttatttttttattatttttttattcttgtattttattaaggGGTTAagcttccttttatttattaaaaccttatttggTAAGGTCTCTTTGATTATTAAAGAgatagaaacattgaaaaataaaagatacgaaaaaaactttttttcactttttttattattgctatGTTTTCCACTGCCAACGAGGGGGAATGGCAGCAGGTCCGTTACGGCAGACGGGGTCGCTTCCGTGACCAGACCCTTCACCAGCGACCCCAAACCGCAAAACCGGGACGGCTCTTCTGGGgaccggggaggaagagggaccagggggaaggaccgtgcatttcctgggcctccatggggaggaccaggccattaccctcgtcctaaccctaaccctaccctaaccctaaccccctaaccctaaccctaatccacagacctgaccctcattttgagccctaaccctaaccacattccctaccctgatcttgaccctaagtttgggctgatccattgggtattggggattatggggttaacaggctttacgaaagactaagaagagttaagaggaggagcttctcagagagtatataaggaggagccccaggaagggagcccatttcatacacgcacatcgagcagacaggatcgctcaagctgtatttaagtcccatgaattgacgctaaatatgagctgtatgtgtcccgctggcctgatgaagaccaagtcggtcgaaacgttgccagaaaagccggacaccaatttttattttttcgtaaggcacagttttgcctactatatatatacttacctcaatttgaacgcactttgctccgtcctgggaccgaagtgatgggactgggtgggtggagagtgccatttccgtctcctccgggagatgggctcagttcccctaacctaacccttAGGCTAATTCCAACTTCGGACAGTGtaagcacattttatttttcttcttcttcttcttctaggCACAAATACTATTGAAAATAGGAGGACACATGGTACTGCATGCAAGTAATGTGACGAAGTAGAGAGTTGCAGTCCACAGGCGTCGGCCAGTGCACTGCCTTTGGTTCCTCGCCTTCACCAGAATCAGAACCGATTCACCACTCTGTCAGAACCGATGGATGTGGGGTGGAAGCAAACCAGAACATCTCAGATGAACCGGGGCGTCTCATCCAGATAACTTTCCACACCTATActattgaattgatttgaattgtaAAGACTTCTTActtctctttgaaaaaaaaataatatgaaagtgaaaaattacAGTGTTTTAAATGACACTTCATATTAGGGTTAGAGTCCAACATCGTGTCAACGATATCACAGAGAGTCAGGATCAGTCACAAAGCCCAAGGTCAGAGAACTAGTTCCACTCAGTCACTTTATTTGAGTGTGGTTCTAAACAACTGGTCCAATTTGAAGAtatttaacaaaacaacatcCTAAATAAGCTCAAGCTGAACACATATAACATGTTTACACATAAATATGCTGATGCAAagcacaaaaatcaaaaaacacaagtgcagGAGATAATGTCAGGAaacatttcatctgttttttcttctaagTCTCAAGCCAAACCGGCCTCAACACACATTTTGTAGAAGTGACCCTGAAGGTGGATGAGTTGTGCGGGAGAGTCCATCTCCACGATGGACCCTCTGTCCATCACAATGACCCTGAGGAAACAGACGACAAGTCAGTGGCtcaacaacagacagaccaCATGAGTGACATGTGAGACAAGTCACATCAACTACAgacggagaaaaacaacagatacataaaaacagaaaagtcagaGAACAATGACTCGATCACTATCTGTGATGTGTCGCTGTCGTGTTGGATTATTGATTACACTCATTGATTGTTAATATAATCATGTATCACACATCTAAGAAACGGAGACTTCAACTGAAGGTAGTCTGGTCAGAAATGTACCAAATAAATCAGAGTAACACGTGTTGGTACCTGGTGTAGTCCATGATGGTGTTGAGGCGGTGAGCGATGGTTAAAACTGTACAGTCCTCAAACTGAGTACGAATGGTGGATTGGATCAGCTGGTCGGTCTTCATGTCCAGAGCTGCTGTGGCTTCATCCAGAACCAGAATTCTCGTCTTCCTCAGCAGAGCTCGGGCCAAACACAGCAGCTGTCGCTGACcaagactgaaaacacacacacacacacacacacacacacacacacacacacacacacacacacacacacacacacacacacacacacacacacacacacacacacacacacacacacacacacacacacacacacacacacacacatcttcacctGGCCTCACTCACATCATCTTcacctagacacacacactcactcacatctTCACAGTATCGTCAGTGTTTCTACTCTGTCGTCCACCTGCCGATCAGCTTCTCCGATGCAAGGTTAAGGGAAATGTGGCCAGTTGCTGTGATTTACTTTCAGTAATGATTCatagttagggttagggttaaatgATTTCAACTCATATGTTGCTCATGAATGGATAAACATGTTAAAGCAGTTCTGTTCGTCTTTGTCTGAAAGTAAATTTGTGTGATTGTTATTTTATTCGTCGCCCCCTGGTGTTGAGTGTTTAACATCACAGTAGAACTGGGGAGTATTTCAGAAAGCAGTTTTGTTAGAACCCTGAGTTTGTTAACCCTGAGAAGACGGATACTCTGAAAGAGAGTTAACTCTAAACTTTAAAtcggttaccatggtaactgactgTGAACCTAACCCTGCTCGCTGGCACGTTATTTAACAAACACCTAGTTTCTCCTGGTCTCGAACCAGCTGACGAACAGTGTTGTTCTTTTCAACCCGATCGATATGGAATTagaattaattcagtagtcTCACGTTAGAGAGGATCTTGAGACTTTGTATCTATGAGGTTTCATTCCCCGACAACTACTGAGCAGAACGTTACTCAGAGTTCTGGAACACACCCCAGGTACATTTAGTTCAGGTTTACCTGAggttctctcctccttcacaacACTGATGGTCCAGTTTTTGTGGCAGTTCTGACACAAAGCTGCCGAGGTGAGCCAGTTCCAGGGCCGTCCACAGATCTTCATCTGAACGAGTATCAAAGGGGTCAAGGTTCATCCTCAGAGAACCAGAAAACACCACAGGGTCctggaaaggtcagaggtcactttAAAGTCTTTAATATAAGAGAGTGTAGGTAAATTGCTTTGATATCGAGTTGTTTAGTGTGAATGTGTCGGGAACCTCTGAATTTATTATGTAGTTTAATTTGGACCTTGATGTTtgttgggttagggttaacacACTTGTCACTGTGGTGATTCTCCACCGTTAGGATTAGTGTTAGTTCACAGAGTGAATCCTGCAGGTAAACTACATTCTGCACGATAGAATCGCAGATCCTCTACTTTGTGTCCTGTAACATAAAACATCTGATGGCTCAAACTGATCTGACTTTCTTAAAATGAATTCGTTATCTCTTCCTCTACTTGAGGACTGTGCTGATCCAAGTGTGAAGACAAAATggattcttctctttttcaattCAATGCTGATCTATTTGCAGAACCTTCATCTTTTTGACCTCAGTGGATGAATGTAGTAATGAGTAACAAAGTACATTCTCAGCTCAGATAgctgcattgtttgttttacaatattATTTCATGGACTTTCATCACTTGCTTCACTTCTGTTGTAGATTAACAGTCAATCAAATGGTTTTACCTCTTTCTCCTTTCACTTGTCTCCACGGCCATTAGAACAACAGCTGTTTACTGTGCtgatgttttattcacaattttattttgtataactGTATTTGATGTAAGGTCacgttgttattgttattattatgttataaGGTCCTCTGTTAATTACCAccaacatcatcatctctgCCATCCAAAAATGTAACATGACACCATATTACTTTGATTCATTCTAGAACTTCACTTGTGGTAAATTCTCTTGAAACTAAATATATGCTTTTCTCTTGGTCACCACAACGTATCCATCTTACCGCTCATGTCTGAACCCTTCATGGAATTtagaaatgataaatattacaaatattcgAGACGTCAGCTGGAATCCGGACTCTATTAAATGAATCATGAAACTACAGGACAACATGAGCTCACAGGAGATTTTAACCTTCTGGAAACTGAAGCTTCCATGTTGTCGTCTCTCTCTTAATCGTGCCCTGCTGAGGTCATGACAGCTGTTTCCAAATATAATGAAGTTACATTCTATTATTTCACTggagcatttgaaaaatgttcttAAAGGTTTGCaatcacatgaataaataatgtttgtCTTTATGCAATAAGGATCAGATAACAATGTTTGTTGTGTATCCATGAAGAACTTTTAGAGTCGAGATTTGATAACTTCTTAAACAGATCCCAACGTTCCTACGACACGTCCACATCCAACATTTTTCATATCTGCATCATATTGAATTCAAATCAAGTTCATGGGATAATTACATTCAacaatttaattttctgtttggGACGTAACGTACTCAGTATActataataacagtaataactAAGGTGCTTACTTCATACTGTCAGTATGTGGTGTACTATAGTACATGTATTGACCTGAGGAATGATGGTTATTTTGGATCTGAGATCATGGAGGCCGATATGCGCGATGTTGATCCCATCAATAAAGATTCGTCCTTCCACGGCCTCCAGAACCCTGAAGATTCCCAAAGCGAGAGAAGACTTCCCAGCTCCCGTTCTTCCAACGATCCCAACCTGATGAATCATAAACTTCAGCATTACAACTAACTCTGACCCATTATTAATAATCCAAAGAATACAGGtatttaatgaataataatccaATCTTCAGAGACCTTCTCTCTGTTCTGGATGTTGATAGAAATGTCCTTCAAGGCCCAGTCCAGTTCTTTCCGGTATTGCAGTCCATAATCCTCAAACTGGATGTTTCCTGTGTTCGGCCAGGCTGCGGGAAGCAAACGCTCCTCGAGGGTCCACGCTGCCTGGGGAGCCACATCAGGTCAGGATGAGCATAGTTACCATAAAAGATTAAACACGTcagtaaaaaaatgtcaacaacaaggATATAAAAAACTATTagacaataacaaaacattttgaatttaagtGGAGTAAAACACTTACAGGCctatttttattaaatcatgtGTAGATCTAGTTCTAAACATTAAAGGAATATTCTGTTCAAACAAGAACAACTGTATTATCAAACACACTATCAGGCAATGAACAATGATAAATATCAAACCTGTTGTTTATGTGCTCGTGCATATACAAGCAAGAAAAAGCaggtttcatatttttcaaCTTCATGTAAAACTGCTACCTAGTGGTCAATATCAACTAAATTTTGTACATAATCTCAGTGTAGCAAAGTTAACCACTGCTTAAAGTTTCCTTTTAAATCAGACAAACTTGTATAAAgatatcacttcctgtgtttgagTGGAAGTTTGTCTTTTACAAACTATGATCATGCCAATCTATCAATGACTAAACCCGAACAGATAATATTGAAACACGtcgtgttttcatttgaatccttttaatatttgtattatttttattcaaatgacttTTGTTCCAGTCTGCAGATGTTAGGTTTCATGCAGACTGGACTCAGGTTCGAAGAACGTCAAACAATTGGACTTGACAGGCGGGAGGGGGCGTGGCATGAATCACAAGATTCAGTTGAATTTAGCAAACACATGCATATAAAGTTATTGAGTGTGATGTAAAATGTGGGAGCCTTGATaatagcgccacctgctgttGGACATGTCTTTGTTTCAGTTCACTCATCTGAGAAGCTGCTGTTCAACCTGGTATTCATTGGATGCTCACTTTCAAGTACAAAGAACAAATTTGATTCTGTGCACAGAATTGGGCAAAAGCACAATCGAGTTCCCTaattcaacaaacacacaggcctCTCAGAGATTAGTTTCCATTGAAACCTGGTGCCGTTGTTAAGCAGCAAACCTCTTTGGGCGTGTTCTCATACTCTTTCACTCGCTCCACAGACACTATGTTGTTCTCGACATCAGTCCAGGAACGAACGATCCAACTAAGGATTCCCGTTACctgcaaaaccacaaacacaaacgtcagagctttgtcagtgtgtcgCTCAGGATTCAGGGTTCGGGTTCAGGTACCTAAACTTCCAGGTAACTCGTCCAACTCAATCCAGCATTTTAACAAACAGTGAGGGATCACACTTTGCCGAGTGACTTTCTTTTGTATCAGTCACAATCTGAGACACTTTAATCATAACTGAGGCTGGTAAATATCAAGAGATTACACCTGTGTTGTGACTTAATATTGTGAGATTGTGAATCAGCATATCAGTAAACAGACTCAATTATTTAGTTTGTTAAGTTTGttccattttttgtttaatcttcggacatttggttgtttttgcttCCAACATTAAACTCTGCATccatattttaaatgtgttggataaacaaagaaagaacATCTGTGTGTTGCAAGTCTGGATCTTTCTATTGTGAAATATCGAAGAGCATTGCATATTAGTGTTACCTGCATCATTATTCAGGTTATATCAATTACTTAACTATATAACATTTTTTGCGATTCCCACAAACTCACCACACCTGCTGGTTATTGCTTTGTGTGTCTTGAAGTTGATTCTAATTATTTAAACTTTTCCATTTTAAGCTCTGTaatatttaatttctatttcattGTTATAATTTGAGTGTTATTATCTTATTACACACTAATAAGCTCATCTCATGAAAAACTAAGCTAAAACACCAAATTACGTATTCAGAGCACTTAATTGTTTCTGAGACAAAGAcgataaagaaaaagaacaaaatcaacatgaacaaccacaacaacaacaacaacagtctttCAATCAGTCACCAAATCTCTCTCGCTCATAGAATCAGtcagtaaatgtgtctgatagttttcatgaattattctctgtaaTATCAGAAAAAACTTTCggtctcacaatgttaaagaaagagatcaaacattcctggctccgcccctttgaCCTGGTTTGGATGAGACTTAGTTAGAACAGTTTTCCACCTGGAGAGAATGTGACACTGCCAGTCCCACGATGCCCGGACTGAGCTCGCCCCGACCTCGCACACACAAGATGGCTGCAGCCAAAACCAGCAGATTCCCCAGAAACTCCAGATTCACTGCCAGCCACCTGAACcacaaaacaatataaatattaaaaaatatcaaaaatatttcaaatctaAGAACTTAATTATTCAGGAGATCAaactctttttatttgtatcattttttatgttgtttgaatGAACCTGGTGGCGACAAAGCGAGGAAAGTAAGCTTCCTGGTTGTCGTCGATACGACGGTGGGCCTGCAGGACGAAGCGTTGCTGTTCGCCAAAAGCTCGGATGACAGCGGCACCGTGCACCGTCTCGCTGAAGTGGCTGTAAATTGGCGAGCGACTCACAGCCTCCAGTCGCCGCAGCTGACACGATGACGCCACATAGAAACTCTGAGACCAATAACAAAGAGAATGATAATTCATCAAAGACTTATCTCAGAGATGATGAAGTTCAAGAGACACCTTTACCTGTATGAAGATGTAGATgcaggtgagggggaggagcacCAGGCCAGTGAAGGGCGTGGCCAACAACACAATGATACAGATCTCCAGCAGCTTGAACATGTAACCCAGCATCATCTTCAGCCCATCAGGAATCATACAGTCGATGGCATCGATCTCTTTGGAGAACCGGTTCAGGAGGTTTCCGCTGGGTGTCACCTCGAAGAAGGACATGGGAGAGTGCATCACGCTGTGGAGCAGGTCAGCATGAAGGTGACGAGACGCCATGATCCCGCCCAGAGCAATGGCGAGCGTCGTCCCAAACATGGCCATcgctgcaacacacaaacaatgtggCAACGAGACCAACGACGGATTCCAGCTGTTTAATGAACTCgaatgatttcaaataaaaactgaactACTACACGTATGTGTTGGGATGAATCTACATACTACACGTATGTGTTGGGATGAATCTACATACTACACGTATGTGTTGGGATGAATCTACATACTACACGTATGTGTTAGGATGACTCTACATACTACACGTATGTTAGGATGACTCTACATACTACACGTATGTGTTAGGATGACTCTACATACTACACGTATGTTAGGATGACTCTACATACTACACGTATGTTAGGATGACTCTACATACTACACGTATGTGTTAGGATGACTCTACATACTACACGTATGTTAGGATGACTCTACATACTACACGTATGTGTTAGGATGACTCTACATACTACACGTATGTTAGGATGACTCTACATACTACACGTATGGTCTGGTTTCAGTCCTctccacagcacagagacaGCCCTGGTTAAAATCACTAATGAACTGTTGATGGCTGCCGACTCTGACCTCCTCCACAACTACACACCCATCCGCACTCTccgcccttcctcctccatgctCCTCACCACACCTCATGCTCGGTTGTCGTCCATGGGGTCAAGAGCGCTCAGCCGTGCAGCCCGTCTCTGGAAGTCTCTCCCAGAAACCATTTGTGACACTGATTTTTTCCCACTTTTAAAACCCGTCTCAAAACACACCTTTTCCGTTTGGCCTACTCTCTGTAAGTTTTAGTatttgactgttgttgtttattactctgtatttatgtctggttcttttttttactgttgtgcatctgtttttatcttgtAAGGTGTCCTTGAATTTCCTGAAAGGCGCCCatcaataaaatgtgttattattattattattattatgttagGATAAATCTACATACTACATGTATGTGTCTCTCACCCTGAGTGAAGCCGAGCGCTGTGAACACGCTCAGTTTCAGCTCGTGATTGCTCCCGGTGCCGTTGACCGGCAAATCGTCGGCCCAGAGGCTCAGCCAATAGTTGTAGGCCAATGATGCGGCCTGCTGGAAGGCACAGAGGAAGACGATGGTCATAATGAAGGTCAAGCCGATGGTCTTGAAATACTCTCTGTACATCTGCAGCTTCACCTGACGACAGGAAAATAACTGTTAATCTCACACATTCTTTGTGATCAGGGAGAAAAGTACAAACTCATTATTCCACAGTTTATTTCCTCACTTTAGTTCTTCTTTAATAAActcaatttatatatatttttttctattgttgaCTCGAAGTGCTTCTAAGGAcaagtatcacacacacactcacattcacacagctgcTATGTACCACACAGGGTTTGTGGTTGGTGTCCTGCcaaaggacacatcagcatttGGACTATAGGGGAATCTGAGATCAAACAGCCGACCTTTGGGTTAGTGGACTACCGACTTGGTGTCCTGAACAAATCTGCCTTTTCACAAACATTGAGGATTTGACTGCAATAGAAACAGACTCACCCTCCCGGTATGAGCCTTGTCAGCCTCCGTCAGTCTACCAACATCTTCAACATCCAGATCAACAGCCTGAACACTGGCACTGCTCAAATCACAGctgcgcacgcgcacgcgcgcacacacacacacacacacacacacacacacacacacacacacacacacacacacacacacacacacacacacacacacacacacacacacacacacacacacacacacacacacacacacacacacacacacacacacacacacacacacgttatatagaatattcacatatatggtttcattgtttgtcattaacattttaaaaaaagatgttaatGTCTGTTTTTACCTGATCAGCTGCTCCTGAGAAAGATCAACGGAAAAATCAGTCGCACTGAGACGAGACACCGACTTCCTGCTGCctacacacaaatcacacataatacacacaatacacacgtaataaacacagacagaaacacacaattgTAAATCTTGTTTATAAAAGTTAGTTTTTTAAACCATCAATGATCcgaattaaaatgtttttcatatttcaaataaatcaaactgaatTATTGTTCTACACTGGAGACGTTGTTGATCTGTTGTTTCAATATCTGGTCAGTTTggttcttgtgtttttattctccgGTCAGTTTGGTTcttgtggttttattttctggtcagtgtctttttttatttttactcttttcttGGACGATGGTGTTTTCTCTGCCTGGGTTTCCACTGAAGGTTTGGATTAATTTGGCAAACGCTCCCTTTTGGTCCATCAGCTCCGTGTAGGAGCCCATTTCAGAGATCTGTCCATCCTCCATCACGAGGACCAGGTCTGCTTTAGACAGGAAGTTGAGGCCATGAGTAACTAGCACCCGGGTCTAAAAAGAACCAACATGTATAGAAAGTCAAACAGTGACTGTCAATCTACTTGACCCAAGAGGTCACATGTTAACATGTTGATGTCACCTCCAACACCTCATCACACCCTGATAACAAATATCTaaaattaggaaaaaaagaataaatttaGCAGATAATACCAAGTATTGTTTAACAACACTAACACTTCTCTCTGCACAATGAGGGACAGCAGCTTGAACATGAATAGAACAAAGGATGATGGGAAAGACAAACCATCAGAGGCCAACAGTTAAAAGTACGAACAggttataaaatgaaaacaatggtcGTCGATTGGCCATAAATCAATCAGCAACTGACGTGGCAACTTCAAATCCAGAAGCGTGTGTgctctcatacagtatgtgtgtgtgtgtgtgtgtgtgtgtgtgtgtgtgtgtgctctcatacagtatgtgtgtgtgtgtgtgtgtgtgctctcatacagtatgtgtgtgtgtgtgtgtgtgtgtgtgtgtgtgtgtgtgtgtgtgcgtgtgtgctctcatacagtatgtgtgtgtgtgtgtgtgctctcatacagtatatgtgtgtgctctcatacagtatatgtgtgtgtgtgtgtgtgtgtgtgtgtgtgtgtgtgtgtgtgtgctctcataTTACAGACAGTCCTCTGACACTTTACTATTTTAAACAATCTGATCAGAATCAAGATGTTTTGATATTTAAGATCAAACTGAATTATTCTTCTACAGCAGcgacattgttgtttttattgtcacaGACTGCCACACAAAACTTCTGCCCTGAATAtgtttattaattataataGAACGAATTCTGAAGTCGAAAGATTCATCTGTTCTAATCATTGTAATGCTTCTAAATATCACTATTATTACTGTCATAACCAGTTTGATTACATTattctaaaaatataaatttctaTAATTATATATGGATATTATTATATAGTTAAATTAACTCGCTCTCCCTTCTTGTCTCACCTTGTCTCTCAGAATTCCTCTGGGCCCAATGACTCGATCAAAAATGTGTTGTCCCACATGAGCATCAACAGCCGACAGCGGATCGTCCAGCAGGTAAACATCTGACTTCCTGTAAACTGCTCGAGCAAGACTCACCCGCTGCTTCTGACCTCCGGACAGGTTCAAGCCCTGAGGTCAACACATCAGGTCAACGACGATCAACATATAcagtcaaacaacaaacagtcaGCAGGTTTATTTACTAGCATCAACTGTCCTTTACATCGACCATGAGCCCCGAGGGCTGCTCAGGTTCCTCATGGGTGGGTGTGGTCAGTGAAGGGTGGATGTGGTCAGTGATGGGTGGGTGTGGTCAGTGATGGGTGGTTGTGGTCAGTGAAGGTACCTTCTCCCCAATCTCGGTGCCGTCCCTTGCCGGCAGGAGGTCCAGGTCCGGCAGGAGAGCGCAGGCCTCCAGAACACGATGGTACcagctctccttcctctctccaccaAACAGGATGTTGTCCTTCAGGGAGGCGTTCTGGACCCAGGCCTGCTGGGGGGCGTAGCccactgacccctgacccccacAGTGATAATCAGTGTTACTTTAGTAAACAGTGTTTCATCAGCAGCTGTGACGACGTCATTTGTCGGCTTCATCCCAACTCTGATGTCACACTAAATATTACAggagacaaaatgtttttaatgtttcttaatcagctttgaaataaaaaatgtaaaaccctTGAAGAGTTGTGTTCGAGACAAAGctaaaaatataagaactggACGAGAGACTTAAGATGGCGTCACAAAGAAATTGTTCAGTCACTATCAGCAGCACAGGTCCCcttgtgatgacatcacatatAGTGAAGAAATATGAATTATGATGATAAATCATCAATTGTGAATATAACTTGGGTTGTTAAATAATGTGTAGCTGTATTCTATAATGCCACCCTGTATCACACAACCGacttcacaaacattcatatttaaaaagagtgaaattaaatattatgtCAAACCAGTGACAAGATGAATCATCATGAAGCCCCCTGGTGTCTGACATCAGTaaaggtcataagccccgcccccggTGGCCGGCTTGCAGTATAGGTCTTAAGCCAcaccccctggtgtctggctgcagtagaGGTCATAatccccgccccctccatgtcatgtgaggtcgctcttatcactgatgtttgttcacgtcttcatgtttctgataaaaaCGTGCTGAGaagtgatgattgacagctgacacctACTCATGATTGATATCTGAAGCTGACTCATGATTGAcatctgacactgactcatgattgacagctgactggCTCTAGAATCCATATCAAAGATATTTTGGCCACATGTTTGTACAGTGGCTGGAAGTGGAGGCACATCATCCATCTTAATTAATAAATCTACGtgtgatgaataaatattgtttgtcgTCACCTTGATGGAGACGAAGCCACGCCTCCTCGCCATCTCTCCCAACATGGCTGCCAGCAGAGATGACTTCCCTGAGGCGACGTGTCCGACCACAGCGACCAGAGAACCCGTCTTCACCTTCACATTGATCCTTCGCAGACACGGAGAACCGTCATGGGACCAGGAGAAGAACCCATCCTCTATCACAACACCATCTCCATCTGGTGAGAGAACACAGATGGAGATGCTTCTTTGTGGTTCCACAGGAGTAAAATccagtcatttcatttcacttctcaCCTGCTTGACTCATCTGTTACTTGGTTAGTTCAATCCCTGTGCTTCCTGCTGAGAAACCCTTTATATACCAAATACTGTTGCCTTGACGTCGTCTCACGTTTCTCTTCCTATCGACTTCTTGTGTTAGAACCGTTCTGCCTGGACGGACTCACTGTATGAAATCCTGACTGGTTTTATCTACATCCTGCATGTTCTCCTGCACGTTCTCCTAAAAGTTCTCCTGGATGTTCTCCT from Scophthalmus maximus strain ysfricsl-2021 chromosome 20, ASM2237912v1, whole genome shotgun sequence encodes:
- the LOC118285417 gene encoding multidrug resistance-associated protein 1 — protein: MEDLCSVSGLDPFWDWNLTWYTSRPDLTQCFQHTVLVWFPCIYLWTCSPLYLLYLQLRPHRGVIPLSKLCCSKTLVGLSLASFVLLEMFYFVVKKNDEIQNHLLVLLGPVIRSLTVVVAVVLMQVERMKGTRSSVLLFLFWSLLVLCSIVPLKVNIQLIIDQDFSSDAFRFMTFFICFSLQLTELVLCCFSDQRALSDTHVYVQNRCPEEDASFLSKFFFFWFSSLVVQGYQRPLEAEDLWSLRDQDSSIRIMTDLENFWTQNQKQLQAEPGSGPCWTRSRLDDFTGPTEKTCLLKKTTKGRGYSLFLLHALGRSFGTDFLYGTFCLLLHDAFMFAVPQVLSALLGFMRDSDAAMWKGFLFASLLFLLCCLQSVLHHQYMFHCFTVGMRLKTALVGLVYRKSLLMSSAARRQFTLGEIINLVSADTQKMMDFVVYVNSVWVAPIEIALCFYFLWQLLGPPALAGITIVVLIFPLNAVLAKMRSKLQELQMKFMDGRIKLMNEILSGVKILKFYAWEEAFLRKVGVLREGELKNLKRSQILYAISLASFNSSSFLIALSVFGVYVLFDERNVLDAQKIFVSVALINILKTPLSQLPFAMNTTMQAVVSLKRLTNFLSQDEVRPDNVERRRHSSDGDGVVIEDGFFSWSHDGSPCLRRINVKVKTGSLVAVVGHVASGKSSLLAAMLGEMARRRGFVSIKGSVGYAPQQAWVQNASLKDNILFGGERKESWYHRVLEACALLPDLDLLPARDGTEIGEKGLNLSGGQKQRVSLARAVYRKSDVYLLDDPLSAVDAHVGQHIFDRVIGPRGILRDKTRVLVTHGLNFLSKADLVLVMEDGQISEMGSYTELMDQKGAFAKLIQTFSGNPGRENTIVQEKSSRKSVSRLSATDFSVDLSQEQLISCDLSSASVQAVDLDVEDVGRLTEADKAHTGRVKLQMYREYFKTIGLTFIMTIVFLCAFQQAASLAYNYWLSLWADDLPVNGTGSNHELKLSVFTALGFTQAMAMFGTTLAIALGGIMASRHLHADLLHSVMHSPMSFFEVTPSGNLLNRFSKEIDAIDCMIPDGLKMMLGYMFKLLEICIIVLLATPFTGLVLLPLTCIYIFIQSFYVASSCQLRRLEAVSRSPIYSHFSETVHGAAVIRAFGEQQRFVLQAHRRIDDNQEAYFPRFVATRWLAVNLEFLGNLLVLAAAILCVRGRGELSPGIVGLAVSHSLQVTGILSWIVRSWTDVENNIVSVERVKEYENTPKEAAWTLEERLLPAAWPNTGNIQFEDYGLQYRKELDWALKDISINIQNREKVGIVGRTGAGKSSLALGIFRVLEAVEGRIFIDGINIAHIGLHDLRSKITIIPQDPVVFSGSLRMNLDPFDTRSDEDLWTALELAHLGSFVSELPQKLDHQCCEGGENLSLGQRQLLCLARALLRKTRILVLDEATAALDMKTDQLIQSTIRTQFEDCTVLTIAHRLNTIMDYTRVIVMDRGSIVEMDSPAQLIHLQGHFYKMCVEAGLA